A part of Fusarium oxysporum Fo47 chromosome III, complete sequence genomic DNA contains:
- a CDS encoding uncharacterized protein (of unknown function-domain containing protein), translating to MSEPPPSNGFVGRVRGASLSIMNANPQLGMWQATGTAIAQAPNLTELRDAESGGDKIEFNAQGHSARYAVPEPDGELTLVRTATLTRRPTGPKFDKDPFTEEPIAIPEEVDVEQGSTREETITEAPGERHHHHFHPREKHRQRLERRQSLYEKHKADEKEKWGPTIINGLKAFWKFFLTPSGFLITLYGLNIVAWGAMLFFLLLNVAPAMNHPSANDNNSARKKWIEIDSQILNALFCVTGFGLAPWRFRDWYRYTRSVYWKDVPAMQKLAEQNKAWFRPPAWATESNPSPADSTTELPRSTTFTGKKAPPTPLWKLGFTIYMMVLNTFLQAVLCYFMWGYNRIDRPSWATGTFIGLGCGTGLLAGLMSWWEGRKVKKIEGPEVKVVTV from the exons ATGTCGGAGCCGCCACCAAGCAATGGCTTCGTCGGTCGCGTCCGCGGCGCGTCGCTATCGATCATGAATGCGAACCCGCAGCTGGGCATGTGGCAAGCCACTGGTACAGCCATCGCCCAAGCGCCCAATCTCACTGAACTCCGCGACGCCGAATCTGGTGGCGATAAGATCGAATTCAACGCGCAAGGCCACTCTGCGCGCTACGCTGTCCCCGAGCCAGACGGCGAGCTCACTCTGGTCAGGACAGCGACACTCACCCGCAGACCAACGGGGCCAAAGTTTGACAAGGACCCTTTCACCGAGGAACCCATCGCTATTCCTGAGGAGGTAGACGTGGAACAGGGGTCGACGAGGGAGGAGACTATCACTGAAGCGCCTGGGGAacgccatcaccaccattTTCATCCACGCGAAAAGCATCGACAGCGACTGGAGCGACGACAAAGTCTGTATGAGAAACACAAAGCtgacgagaaggagaaatGGGGACCAACAATCATCAATGGCCTCAAGGCCTTTTGGAAATTCTTTCTCACGCCATCTGGCTTCCTCATCACGCTCTACGGTCTGAACATTGTG GCATGGGGC GCcatgctcttcttcctcctgctGAATGTCGCACCAGCCATGAACCATCCCAGCGCCAATGACAACAACTCAGCGCGCAAGAAATGGATCGAGATAGACAGTCAGATCCTCAACGCACTCTTCTGCGTCACGGGTTTTGGTCTCGCCCCATGGCGCTTCCGCGACTGGTACCGTTACACCCGCTCTGTCTACTGGAAGGATGTTCCTGCCATGCAGAAGCTGGCCGAGCAGAACAAGGCTTGGTTTCGACCTCCTGCCTGGGCGACTGAATCGAACCCGAGCCCGGCTGACTCGACTACTGAACTTCCTCGTTCGACCACGTTCACTGGCAAGAAGGCGCCTCCGACACCGCTTTGGAAATTGGGATTCACTATCTATATGATGGTGCTGAATACATTTCTGCAAGCCGTTTTGTGCTATTTCATGTGGGGGTATAATCGTATTGATCGTCCC AGCTGGGCTACTGGTACTTTCATCGGCCTCGGTTGCGGGACAGGATTGTTGGCTGGTCTGATGTCGTGGTGGGAGGGCcgcaaggtcaagaagattgagggACCCGAGGTTAAAGTCGTCACTGTATGA